A single genomic interval of uncultured Desulfobulbus sp. harbors:
- a CDS encoding diguanylate cyclase translates to MNMHFSIRLKLFFSHILAILLVSGSIGTYFYASAADSLLQGLKERLQSSAALISQMLDADDLRAITTEQAAQQGEYVQSLALLRQLRRMNPDIAFLYVMRQEGEKVYFVVDSDESEHQALPGQEYTAVVPGLINGFTGVSVDEAITTDKWGAFLSGYAPLKNGRGQYLVGMDMRADKVYSKYRGLRISGVCSLLASIALAFVFSRYLASRFTGPIDLAVERCTAIAKGRLDEQITQSTNDELDQLLKAFNEMSSALAQSEQVKQEAFTALQRSKDELEIRVQQRTSDLNEVNTRLSHEIAQRIIAQNALQEAAMVDPLTQLFNRRAMSERFEHESKRSLRNRMPFTIVFIDLDHFKEVNDQLGHDAGDTILIETAIRMKSMLRSQDLVARWGGEEFVILLPETELCSGLLVAEKIRSRIGDTPFYAGGVAVEVTASFGLAEYEPGGDVARVLKEADEAVFLAKNKGRNRIELATGRSCG, encoded by the coding sequence ATGAACATGCATTTCTCCATTCGCCTCAAACTCTTTTTCAGCCATATCCTTGCGATCCTGCTGGTTTCCGGAAGCATTGGCACATATTTTTACGCCAGTGCCGCCGACAGTCTTTTGCAAGGGCTCAAGGAACGGCTTCAGTCCAGCGCCGCCCTGATCAGCCAGATGCTCGACGCCGACGACCTTCGGGCCATCACCACCGAACAAGCAGCCCAACAGGGGGAATATGTCCAATCCCTGGCACTGCTGCGGCAACTGCGGCGCATGAATCCGGACATTGCCTTTTTGTATGTGATGCGGCAGGAAGGGGAAAAGGTCTATTTTGTGGTCGATTCCGATGAGTCGGAGCACCAGGCGCTCCCGGGCCAGGAGTACACTGCGGTCGTCCCCGGGCTGATCAACGGCTTTACCGGGGTCAGCGTGGATGAGGCTATCACCACCGACAAGTGGGGCGCGTTTCTCTCGGGCTATGCCCCACTGAAAAACGGGCGCGGCCAGTACCTGGTGGGGATGGATATGCGTGCGGACAAGGTCTACAGCAAATACCGGGGCCTGCGCATCTCCGGAGTCTGCTCGTTGCTGGCCTCCATCGCCCTGGCCTTTGTATTCTCAAGATACCTCGCCTCCCGCTTCACCGGCCCGATAGACCTGGCCGTTGAACGCTGCACAGCCATTGCCAAGGGAAGATTGGACGAACAGATCACCCAGAGTACCAACGATGAACTCGACCAGCTGCTCAAGGCCTTTAACGAGATGTCGTCGGCCCTGGCCCAGAGCGAGCAGGTGAAACAGGAAGCCTTTACCGCCCTGCAACGCTCCAAGGATGAGCTGGAAATTCGCGTCCAGCAGCGCACCAGCGATCTCAACGAGGTCAATACCAGGCTCAGCCACGAAATTGCTCAACGGATCATTGCCCAAAATGCGCTCCAGGAAGCGGCCATGGTCGATCCGCTCACCCAGCTCTTCAACCGCCGGGCAATGAGCGAACGCTTTGAACACGAAAGCAAACGCAGCCTGCGCAACCGGATGCCGTTCACCATTGTGTTCATCGATCTGGATCACTTCAAGGAGGTCAACGACCAGTTGGGCCACGATGCCGGCGATACCATCCTGATCGAGACAGCTATACGAATGAAGAGCATGCTCCGCAGCCAGGACCTGGTGGCACGCTGGGGTGGAGAGGAGTTCGTCATCCTCCTCCCGGAGACCGAGCTCTGCAGCGGACTGCTGGTGGCGGAGAAAATCCGCAGCCGCATCGGCGATACGCCCTTCTATGCGGGCGGGGTGGCGGTGGAAGTGACAGCCAGTTTCGGCCTGGCCGAATACGAGCCGGGCGGTGATGTGGCGCGGGTCTTGAAAGAGGCGGATGAGGCGGTCTTCCTTGCCAAGAACAAGGGCAGAAACCGGATCGAACTGGCAACGGGCAGGAGTTGCGGCTAA
- a CDS encoding nitroreductase family protein: MLIDLLRSRRSLRRFNEQPVEQEKLDLLLEAALRSPSSKGNNPWEFVVVTDKARIKDLSVSKAHGATFLAGAPLVIVVCADPAKSDVWVEDAAIATTLIHLEATDLGLGSCWVQLRLRSRDDGTSSQEYMSHLLGLPEGLMVLAMVGIGYPTETKKGHGDASLCRNQVSYEQFGQTKA, translated from the coding sequence ATGTTGATCGATTTGTTGCGTTCCCGTCGAAGCCTTCGCCGTTTCAACGAGCAGCCGGTGGAGCAGGAAAAGCTGGACCTGCTTTTGGAGGCGGCCCTGCGCTCTCCTTCCTCCAAGGGGAACAACCCCTGGGAGTTTGTCGTGGTCACGGACAAGGCGCGCATCAAGGATTTGTCGGTGTCCAAGGCCCATGGCGCCACCTTTCTTGCCGGTGCCCCGCTGGTGATCGTGGTCTGCGCCGATCCCGCCAAGAGCGATGTCTGGGTGGAGGATGCCGCTATTGCCACCACCCTGATCCATCTCGAGGCGACCGATCTGGGGCTTGGCAGCTGTTGGGTGCAGTTGCGCCTGCGTTCTCGGGATGACGGAACGTCCTCACAGGAGTATATGAGCCACCTGCTTGGCTTGCCCGAAGGACTGATGGTCCTGGCCATGGTGGGCATCGGCTATCCCACCGAGACCAAGAAAGGGCATGGCGATGCCTCGCTTTGCCGCAATCAGGTCAGCTACGAGCAGTTCGGGCAAACAAAGGCCTGA
- the pyrF gene encoding orotidine-5'-phosphate decarboxylase: MNVTDVPLEERIIFALDVADPSKAMALVDRLCDHIRFFKVGMQLFFAGGWEVVDYIVLKGCKVMLDLKLYDIPATVKLAVRQFAGRGISLTTVHGYSPVVEAALEADTEIKILAVTVLTSFGREQVSELQYQGTVEDLVLQRARTVIGLGCHGIVCSAMEAALLREQLGQEFVMVTPGIRPSGTDPNDQQRVATPGRAIADGADYLVIGRPIRDAEDPAGCISAIQREIAQALA, translated from the coding sequence ATGAATGTGACCGATGTCCCCCTGGAAGAACGTATCATCTTTGCCCTGGACGTGGCCGATCCCAGCAAGGCCATGGCCCTGGTCGATCGCCTCTGTGATCATATTCGTTTTTTCAAGGTGGGGATGCAGCTCTTCTTTGCCGGAGGCTGGGAGGTGGTGGACTACATCGTCCTCAAGGGGTGCAAGGTGATGCTTGATCTCAAGCTCTACGACATTCCGGCCACGGTCAAGCTGGCGGTCAGGCAGTTCGCAGGCCGCGGTATCTCCCTGACCACGGTGCACGGCTACAGCCCGGTGGTGGAGGCGGCTCTGGAGGCGGATACCGAGATCAAGATTTTGGCGGTCACCGTGCTCACCAGTTTCGGCAGGGAACAGGTGAGCGAGCTCCAATATCAGGGCACCGTGGAGGATCTGGTGCTGCAGCGGGCGCGAACCGTGATTGGCCTTGGCTGCCACGGCATTGTCTGTTCGGCCATGGAGGCGGCCCTGCTGCGGGAACAGCTGGGGCAGGAATTTGTCATGGTGACCCCGGGAATTCGTCCGTCCGGTACCGATCCCAACGATCAGCAGCGGGTGGCCACTCCGGGCCGCGCCATTGCCGACGGCGCCGATTACCTGGTCATTGGCCGTCCCATTCGCGATGCCGAAGATCCCGCAGGCTGCATCAGCGCCATTCAGCGGGAAATCGCCCAGGCTCTGGCCTGA
- a CDS encoding PhoH family protein: MSDNKHFVLDTNVLLHNNEAITCFGDNTVVLPMTVIEELDKFKKNNDELGRNARQVIRTLDRLRGQGSLGKGVPTADGGTVWITMEKEDDCGTCIDLNIPDNRIIATAYRLHKEGRRVIFVSKDINARLKADALGLAVMDFEREKADFDQLYTGWRSSRVSSSMIDHLYKGKELELAGEEFLPNEFVLLVDDNNDKHTAIGRAVVAGNVVRPLNPVFESASNLRPRSMEQRVALELLMDPEVALVSLIGQAGTGKTLLALAAGMANTIKNSRYEKLLVSRPVIPLGKDIGYLPGTKDEKMKLWMQPIFDNLSYLMGLTSGGKQEAATELGINRLLREDRIELEALTYIRGRSISRQYVIIDEAQNLTPHEVKTIISRAGEGTKMVLTGDPEQIDNPYLDASSNGLSYTVERLKGQEACGHITLTRSERSHLASLAAEYL; this comes from the coding sequence ATGTCCGACAATAAACATTTCGTCCTTGATACCAACGTCCTTCTCCATAACAATGAGGCCATCACCTGTTTCGGCGACAACACCGTTGTCCTGCCGATGACAGTGATCGAGGAGCTCGACAAATTCAAGAAGAACAACGACGAGCTCGGGCGCAATGCCCGTCAGGTCATTCGCACCCTGGACCGGCTTCGCGGGCAGGGGAGCCTGGGCAAGGGGGTACCCACCGCAGACGGGGGCACGGTCTGGATCACCATGGAGAAGGAGGACGACTGCGGCACCTGCATCGACCTCAACATTCCCGACAACCGTATCATTGCCACGGCCTACCGCCTGCACAAGGAGGGGAGGCGGGTGATTTTCGTGTCCAAGGATATCAATGCCCGGCTCAAGGCGGATGCGCTCGGTCTTGCGGTCATGGATTTTGAGCGGGAAAAGGCGGATTTCGATCAGCTCTACACCGGTTGGCGCAGCAGCAGGGTCAGTTCTTCCATGATCGACCACCTCTATAAAGGCAAGGAACTGGAGCTTGCGGGGGAGGAATTTCTCCCCAACGAGTTCGTTCTTCTGGTGGATGACAACAACGACAAACACACCGCCATCGGGCGTGCGGTGGTGGCCGGCAACGTGGTCCGCCCGCTGAATCCGGTGTTTGAGAGTGCCTCCAACCTGCGGCCGCGCTCCATGGAACAGCGGGTTGCCCTGGAACTCCTGATGGATCCCGAGGTGGCGCTGGTTTCGCTCATCGGCCAGGCCGGCACCGGCAAGACCCTGTTGGCCCTGGCCGCAGGCATGGCCAATACCATCAAAAACAGCCGCTATGAAAAACTGCTGGTCTCTCGGCCGGTGATCCCCCTGGGCAAGGATATCGGGTACCTACCGGGAACCAAGGACGAGAAGATGAAGCTGTGGATGCAGCCCATCTTCGATAACCTCAGTTATCTCATGGGCCTGACCAGCGGCGGTAAACAGGAGGCAGCGACCGAGTTGGGCATCAATCGACTTTTGCGCGAAGACCGCATCGAGCTCGAAGCCCTGACCTATATTCGCGGCCGGTCGATTTCGCGGCAGTACGTGATCATCGACGAGGCCCAGAACCTGACCCCGCATGAGGTCAAAACCATTATCAGCCGGGCGGGGGAGGGGACCAAAATGGTCCTCACCGGAGATCCCGAGCAGATCGACAACCCCTATCTCGACGCCAGCAGCAACGGACTCAGTTACACCGTGGAACGGCTCAAGGGGCAGGAGGCCTGCGGCCACATCACCCTGACCCGATCCGAACGCAGCCACCTGGCTTCGCTTGCGGCGGAATATCTTTAA
- a CDS encoding Xaa-Pro peptidase family protein, producing the protein MYCPQKSRLDRLQQSLRRRKIDALLVSQPDNRRYLSGYTAPDHGIQETAGFLLIPASDKPILLTDSRFTLQAEAEAPLFTVDTYRKGLLKSVEKQCRRLGVKTLAFESEYFLYATFLRLSKMAAAQNLELKAESGLVEKMRAVKDERELDLIRRSTALNEQVFQSVYQTIEPGMSEREIALALELTMREMGAEGPSFDTIVAFGTNAAKPHAVPTDRVLQAGDLVLIDMGLILDGYCSDMTRTFVAGKPDPIFIERHRAVRKAMLAGINAIRAGVTGVEVDRAARQVLIDAGYGETFGHGLGHGVGIAVHEDPRLSPKGSKQLQAGMVVTVEPGLYLAEWGGIRLENMVIVTEQGGEVINRDTTSLDL; encoded by the coding sequence ATGTATTGCCCGCAAAAAAGTCGGCTTGATCGGCTGCAACAGAGTCTGCGGCGGCGCAAGATCGACGCGCTGCTTGTCTCCCAGCCGGACAATCGTCGCTATCTCAGCGGCTATACCGCACCGGACCATGGCATTCAGGAAACCGCAGGCTTTCTCCTCATTCCCGCTTCCGACAAGCCTATCCTCCTGACCGATTCGCGCTTCACCCTCCAGGCCGAGGCGGAAGCGCCCCTGTTCACGGTGGACACCTACCGCAAAGGCCTGTTGAAATCGGTGGAAAAACAGTGCCGCAGACTGGGAGTGAAAACACTTGCCTTTGAAAGCGAGTATTTTCTCTACGCCACCTTTCTTCGCCTTTCGAAGATGGCCGCCGCGCAGAATCTGGAGTTGAAGGCGGAAAGCGGGCTGGTGGAAAAGATGCGGGCCGTCAAGGACGAGCGCGAGCTGGATCTGATCAGGCGTTCCACCGCCCTCAACGAGCAGGTGTTCCAGTCGGTCTATCAAACCATCGAACCGGGGATGAGCGAGCGCGAGATCGCCCTGGCCCTTGAGTTGACCATGCGCGAGATGGGCGCCGAGGGGCCGAGTTTCGATACCATCGTCGCCTTTGGCACCAATGCGGCCAAACCCCATGCCGTGCCCACCGACCGGGTCCTGCAGGCCGGTGACCTGGTGCTGATCGACATGGGCCTGATTCTGGACGGCTACTGCTCGGACATGACCCGGACCTTTGTCGCCGGTAAACCGGATCCGATCTTTATCGAGCGTCACCGGGCGGTGCGCAAGGCCATGCTCGCCGGAATCAATGCCATCCGAGCCGGGGTGACCGGGGTCGAGGTCGACCGCGCTGCACGGCAGGTGCTGATCGATGCCGGATACGGCGAGACATTCGGTCATGGCCTGGGGCATGGGGTCGGCATTGCCGTGCACGAGGATCCACGGCTTTCCCCCAAGGGCAGCAAACAGCTGCAGGCCGGAATGGTGGTCACGGTCGAGCCCGGGCTCTACCTGGCCGAATGGGGCGGTATTCGTCTGGAAAACATGGTCATTGTCACCGAACAAGGCGGCGAGGTGATCAACCGGGATACAACCAGTCTTGATCTGTAA
- a CDS encoding DUF6657 family protein has translation MAGIKSTMDLVMERAARMGVATPEEMRHEENLKKGMQSTVDFLNGTTPSLGEILDGFSAAEQASIRKGMLTSLIRNLFLPRDEDGIARIERAINGIVELNAATPDIGALCRELQTIALQYGQHRQQLHDQLKEQVRMQIEQMLIRKGMQPDSIKFDPTTEPQFKEQWSRLEADLDGQYGQALEQFKAQLRAWLGI, from the coding sequence ATGGCTGGAATTAAATCGACCATGGATCTGGTGATGGAGCGTGCCGCCCGCATGGGCGTGGCCACACCCGAGGAGATGCGTCATGAAGAGAATTTGAAAAAGGGCATGCAGAGCACGGTCGATTTCCTCAACGGGACCACCCCCTCGCTGGGTGAGATTTTAGACGGATTTTCCGCAGCGGAGCAGGCCTCGATCCGCAAGGGAATGTTGACCTCACTTATCCGCAATCTCTTTTTGCCCCGCGATGAAGACGGCATTGCCCGTATCGAGCGCGCGATCAACGGAATTGTCGAACTCAATGCTGCAACCCCCGATATCGGCGCCCTCTGCCGTGAGTTGCAGACCATTGCCCTGCAGTACGGTCAGCACCGTCAGCAGCTTCATGATCAGCTCAAGGAGCAGGTGCGGATGCAGATCGAGCAGATGCTGATCCGCAAAGGCATGCAACCCGACAGTATCAAGTTCGATCCCACCACCGAACCTCAGTTCAAGGAGCAGTGGTCCCGCCTGGAGGCCGATCTCGATGGGCAGTATGGCCAGGCCCTGGAACAGTTCAAGGCCCAACTGCGGGCCTGGCTCGGGATCTGA